The following coding sequences are from one Lolium rigidum isolate FL_2022 chromosome 6, APGP_CSIRO_Lrig_0.1, whole genome shotgun sequence window:
- the LOC124662553 gene encoding transcription factor ILI1-like: MSSSSRRSRSRRAGTSVSSSSSRSISEDQISDLLSKLEALLPDAQARNGAQRGPASRVLQETCTYIRSLHREVDDLSETLAALLASDAVTAEQAAVIRSLLM; this comes from the exons ATGTCGTCGAGCAGCCGGAGGTCACGCTCGCGGCGCGCGGGGACCTCggtgtcgtcgtcatcgtcgagaTCGATCTCGGAGGACCAGATCTCCGACCTCCTCTCCAAGCTGGAGGCACTGCTCCCCGACGCCCAGGCCCGCAATGGCGCTCAAAGG GGGCCGGCGTCGAGGGTGCTGCAGGAGACGTGCACCTACATCCGGAGCCTGCACCGGGAGGTGGACGACCTCAGCGAGACGCTGGCCGCGCTGCTCGCCtccgacgccgtcaccgccgaacaGGCCGCCGTCATCCGGAGCCTCCTCATGTGA